CCGACGCGAGCGTGGCGCCGGCCAGCGACTCGGTCGACGCCGACCGCTCGCACTCGCGTTCGAGCAGGGGCTCGTCGCAATCGGTGGTCGCGCGAACCCGAAAGGCGTCGTCGTCCGAGCCGGCCATCCGGATGCCGACATCGGTCGTCGGAGCGCCCGGTCCGACCGTCCCGGGGGCGGTTCCGATGCTGTCGTACTCGAAGGCGACGCAGCAGTCGACCTCGAGGGCCGCGCTGGCGAGTTCGGTCGCCTTCTCGAGGAGGTCGTCGGCGTCGCCCTCCTCGAGCGCGTGGCGGCCGAGGTAGGCGATCGACTCGAGCTGGGCGACCTTGGCCTTGAGCGTCCGTTCGGCCTCCTTTCGCGGCGAGATGTCCCGAAAGAGCCCGACGAAGTAGCGGTCGCCGTCGTAGGTGAAGTCGTTGAGCGAGACGCCCAGCGGGACCTCGTGACCCGACTTGTGCTGCCCGGGCAGCTCCACGTAGGTCCAGTTTAAGTTCCGCTCGCCGGTCTCGAGGTAGTTCTGCAGGGCGTCGAGGTGGGCCTGTCGCAGCCGCGGCGGGATGATGTTGACCTTGCTCGAGCCGACGAGTTCGTCCGGGTCGTGGCCGAGAATCCGTTCGACGGCGGGGTTGGCGTACTGGACGTCGCTGTTCGTATCGAGGATGATGATGCCGTCGGGGAGCGCGTTGGCCAGCGCCTGAAACGTCCGGCCGTAGGTGAGATCCGAGTCGGAAACCGACTCCGTGGAGGTCGGCCGCCGGTTGACGACGCCCGCGAGGTGGGGGCCGTCGTCGGTCTCGCGGACGTCGAGGTGGACGGTGACGACGATCGTCGTCTCCGCGTTCGTCCGGAGCGAGAACTGCTCCGAGAGCGGGCCCGCATCGGCCGCGTCGTCGACCAGCGACTCGAGCGTCGGCTCGTCGTCCGCCGTGAGCTCCGTGAACGACGTTCCGACCAGCTCCGAGCGGTCGTGGCCGGTCAGCGACGCGAAGGCGTCGTTGACCGCGGCGATCGTTCCGTCCGCTCCGACGCGAAAGGCGGCGACGTCCGCCGCACCGAGCAGGTCCCCGGTGGCGAATCCGCTCGAGAACACCTGCTGGTCCGTATTTCCGGCGGAGGGCGTCGATGGAGGGCCCGATCCCATTGCCCGTCCTTTGCCGGTCGCAATAATAAGGACTGGGTTCGCGAGCCGCACTATCCCTTGGCAATCTAACCGCTTTGGGCCCGAAACGATCGATGAGGCGGCGCCGGTTCGATCAGGGCCGGCCGCACCGACGCCGGCGAGCGGCGGTCGACATCCGGTTCAGTCCCAGAACGACTGGGTGCGCGCGTACTCGCGTTCCTTCGAGAGGATGTCGCGGTAGAACTCGTCCTCGTCCTCCCGGAGCTTGTTGATGATCTGGGCGGCGTTGTGCGGGCCGACGCCGCGGGCCGCCATCGCGATGACGGCCTGCTTGCCGTGGCTCTGGACGAGACTCGCCGACCGGTAGGCGCGCTCGGTCATCTTCTCCTGCTCCTCGTCTTTCTCCGCGGCGCGGACCGCGTCGACGACCTCGTCGGCCCACGGGTTCAGCGCCGCGATCCGGGTCGAACCGCAGTTCCCGCACTCGGGCTGGTCGGCCACGCGGCGGACCTTCGTCTTCACCTTCCACTCCTTGCAGTGGGTACACAGCAGGATGATCCGATCGTTCTGCAGGCGCTCGCGGACCGTGTTGATGACGCTCGCGTCGGCGTTCTCCGGTGCCAACAGCTCCTTCCCGCCCGAGGAGCGGCCGCCCTGCCCGACCGGCGTCCGCCCGCGGTGGGTCACCAGTTCGATCTCGCCCGACTGGATTCCCTCGAGGACCGCGCTCGCCCGCTCGACGTCCAGATCCTCGTGGAACACCTCGCGGATCGACTCCCGGTACATCGGCGTGTCCTCCAGGGCCGCGAGCAGCCGCTCGTTCGAGAGCCGGCCGGAACCGTCGCTCTGCCAGCGCTTGAGCGCGCCGAACTTCGCCGAGACCTGCGCCAGCCGGAAGGCCAGCGCGTCGGAGTTCTTCAGCCCGAGTTCGACGATCGCCTCGACGTGGCCGGGATCGGTCTCCTCGAGCACCGCCAGAATATCGCTGGTCGCGATCGAGTTCGGCACCTCGAGTTCGATCCGGTAGGGATCGGTCTCCAGCCCCACGGAAGAGCCCGCCTGCTGGCCGAGCAGCGAGGAGAGCACGCGACCGAGCGTCTCGTTGGCCGTGTGGCCGAAGGGGGCGTTCAGGACGACGGTCCGACCCCGGCGCTCTAAGACGAGCCGGTCGGCCGTCGGCATGGGCGCCTCCGCGTCGACCTGTCGCTCGAGTTGCTCGCAGGCCTCGGTCAGCGTGTACTCGTCGCCGGGATACCGGCCTGACAACTCGCGGCCGACCGCGGCGGCGTCCGCACCAGCCGATAACTGCGGCTCCGCGACGGCCCGAATCTCGCCGACCTCGCCAGCCACCGCGGCGGGGACGGGGATCTCCTGGCCGATCCACGACGGCACCTCGCCGGCGGGGTCCTCGATCGGGCTGACCTTGACGCGGGCCTCCTCGTCGTCGATCTCGGCGATGCGCCACATCTCGCCGCGCTGGATGAAGACCTCGCCGGGCTGGGCGAAGTTGACGACGAACCGCTCGTCTAAGGTCCCGATCTGTTGGCCCGAGGCGATGTCGTGGACCTCGTAGGTCTCCTCGTCGGGGATCATCGAGAGGTTCGAGTAGACGTACTGCCAGGTCCCGCCGGTCGTCTCGAGGCGGTCCTCGCCCTCGTCGAACCAGACGATCCGGTTGCGGTGGAGCTCCGAGGCGACCTCGCGGACCGTCTCCTCGGGCACGTCGCGGAACGGATACGCGCGCGTGATCGTCTCGTAGGCCTCTCGAAAGCGGGTGTCGCCGCGGCTCTGGACGATCCCCGGGATCTGGTTGGCCACGACGTCAAGGCTCCCCTCGTGGATCGCGGCCGGTTCGACCTCGCCGTCGCGGGCCCGGCGGGCGATCGAAAGCGCCTCGAAGGTGTCGTCCGGCCGGGTCGTGACGATGGTGCCGCTCGAGACCTCGTCCTGTCGGTGCCCCGCCCGTCCGATTCGCTGCAGCAATCGCGTCACCTGCCGCGGGCTCTTGTACTGGACGACGTGGTCGACCCGACCGACGTCGATTCCCAGTTCCATCGAGGACGTACAGAGCAGCCCGTCCAACTCGCCCGCTTTGAACCGATCCTCGACCTCGATGCGGGCCTCCTTCGAGAGCGAGCCGTGGTGGACCCCGATCGGCAGGTCGAGTTCGTTGAACCGCGATCCCAGCGCCTCCGCCGTCTGTCGCGTGTTGACGAATATCAAAGACGACTCGTTCTCGGCGACGATATCGCGAATCAACCGGACGTGGCTGGCCGTGTCCGGTTCGGTCATCAGTTCGCCCGCGAGCCGCTCGTCCTCGTCGGTGATCTCCGGGTTGCGAACGGCGACGTCGACGTTGCTCCCGACGTCGATCTCTCGAATCTCGCAGGGACGGCCGCCCGTCAGGAACTGGCCGACCTCCCCCGGATCGCCCACCGTCGCAGAGAGACCGATCCGCTGCATGTCGCCGGCGAGGTCGTGCAGCCGCTCGAGGCCGATCGCCAACTGTGCCCCCCGCTTGGAGGCCGCGAGTTCGTGGACCTCGTCGATCACGACGTGGGAGACGTCCTGCAACGCCTCGCGCAGCCGCTCGCCGGTGAGCATCGCCTGAACGGTTTCGGGGGTCGTGACCAGGACGTCTGGCGGGTCCTCGGCCTGTTTCCCCCGCTGGTACTGGGTCGTGTCGCCGTGGCGAACGTCCACCTCGAGATCTAAGTACTCGCCCCACCACTCGAGGCGCTCGCGCATGTCGCGGTTGAGCGCCCGCAGCGGGGTGATGTAGAGCGCGCCGAACCCCTCCGGCGGCCCTCCCTCGGCGACGAGGTGGTCGAAAACGGGCAACATCGCCGTCTCGGTCTTGCCGCTCCCGGTCGGCGCGATCACGAGCGTGTGCTGGCCGGCCGACAGCGGCGGAATCGCCAGTCGCTGCGGTGCCGTCGGCGTCGAGAACCCGCGTTCGGACAGCGCCCCGCGAACGGTCGATCCGAGGTGCGTAAACGCCGCGACGTCGCCCTCACTCATCACTGCGCGCTAGGGGCGAGACCCGGATAAGCACCACGTTCCCGGTCAGACCGGCTGGCGTTTCGACGGCCGGTCGAGGGACTCGAGCATCTCGCACAAATTCGACCGCGGGGACGACGCGCACCGCGCGTTCGGCACGCCGGCGAACACCGCTACTCCTCGTCGGCGTCCGATTCGTCCGCCTCTGATATCTCCGACTCGTCCGTCCCCGACGCCTCCGTCTCCGATTCGTCAGCGTCCGCTTCTTCGCCGTCCACGTCGTCGACCAGTTCCTCGACGTCCTCGTCGACCGCCATCTCGCCCGGTTCGGCCGGTTTGTCCTGAATCTCCTCGCTGGTTCCCGAGGAGACCTTGGTGGGCGACGGCTCGTCGGCGAGGTCGGCGTTGACGTCCGACTCGTCGATCGGTGCGGCGTCGCCGATATCTGCGGACTCCGCGCCGCTGTCGGCTCCCTCGGAGCCCTCGCCTTCGTCGGACCCGCGGCCGCCGATCGGAATCGGCTGCGACTCCGTGGGCACGGCCGCCGCGACCCGCTCCTCGACCGCGTCCGGGACGGTGGCCGCGGTCCGCTCGCGAACCGACTCGAGCGGCGCGTCGACGCCCCCGCCGTCGCCCGACGAGCGAAGTCGCGAGAGGACGTACGCGACGGCGGCGGTTCCGACGGCGACGAGCAGGAACGTTCGAACGGGCGACTCGCTCGGGGCGGATTCGGTCGCGTCCGGTGTCGATTTACGCGTCGATTGGTCGGTCTCGCCGGCGGCGGATCGAAAGCGCATCGAACGGCGTACGGACTCGATCCCGAAGTCGGTTCGGCCCGCGGACGCAAGCGCTCCGTCGTCAACGTCGACTCGGCGACGGTGGGTATCGGCGATGGTCGACGTCGCCGATGACTGAGATCGCCTTCCGAGCGATCAGGTCGCCGCCTCGAGCGCCGACCGGAGCCCGTCGAGAGCGACCTCGAGCTGGTCGCGCGTGATCGTCAGCGGAGGCTGGAACCGCATGACGTTCTTGTAGTAGCCGCCGACGCCCATGACGACGTTCGACTCCTCGCGGAGGTGTTCGCTGACGGCGGCGGCGAGGTCGGCGTCCGGTGCCGGGGCGACGTTCTGGGGCCCCGTCGTTCCCGGTTCGACGAGTTCGACGCCCCACATCAGGCCGAGGCCGCGGGTCTGACCGACGACGCCATATTCCTCCTCGAGGGCCGCGAGTTCGTCGCCGAGCCACTCGCCGCGCTCGCGGGCGTCGTCGACGATCCCGCCCTGTAGTTCGTCGATGGTCGCCAGCGCGGCGGCGCAGGCGACGGGGTTGCCGCCGAACGTCGAGAGGTGATCGCCGGACTCGAAGGCGTCGGCGATCTCCGCGGGCGCGGTGAAGGCGCCCAGCGGGAGCCCGTTCGCGATGCCCTTCGCCTGCGTCAGGATATCGGGCTCGACGTCGAAGTGTTCGCTCGCGAATAGCTCGCCCGTCCGACCGTACCCGGTCTGGACCTCGTCGAGGACGAGCAGGGCGCCGTGGTCGTGGGTGATCTCTTGAACCCGTTCGAGCCAGCCCTCGGGCGGGACGATGATACCGGCCTCGCCCATTACCGGTTCGACGACGACCGCGGCGAGGTCGCCGCTCGTGTGCGAGCCGATGACCCGCTCGAGTTCGTCGGCGCAGTCGGCGTCGCACTGCTCGCCCTCGCAGCGCGGGCAGCGGTAGCCGTACGGCGGCGCCGTGTGAGCGACGTCGTTGATCGTCGGCGCCATTCCCTGTTTGTACGCCTTGTTCCCCGTCAGGGCGAGGCTCCCCAGCGTCCGACCGTGGAACCCCATCTCCAGGGCGATGACCTCTTTGGAGCCGGTGTACTTCCGCGCCAGCTTGATCGCACCCTCGACGGCCTCCGTCCCGGAATTACAGAAGAACGACTTCTGCAGATCACCCGGCGTCACCTCAGCGATCCGCTCGGCGAGGTCAGCGACCGGTTCGTTCGGGTGGACGTACGAACAGCCGTGAACGAACGTGTCGAGTTGTTCTTTCGCCGCGTCGACGACGGCCTCGTTCCCGTGACCGACGTTGGTCACCGAGATCCCAGAGAAGACATCGAGATACTCGTTGCCGTCGGCGTCCTCGAGCGTACAGCCCGAAGCGCGTTCGACGGGAACGTTCAGCGACTTCCAGATCGGCGTCACGTAGTCGTCGTAGGCCGCGACGACGGACTCGTTCGACGACCGTCCGCCGGCCGAATCGGTTTTCTGTTCGGACATACCATACACTTCTGGACTGCATACTAATAAAATATATTGTGTAGGATGCAGTTCAGTTCAGCGGCCGCCACCGCCGTTCTCGATCCGCGGCGATCGACGCGAGGAAGCCGCCCGCGACAGACCCATTGAACTGAGTCCGACTTTCGGCCCGAAACGGAGGCAGCGTTCGAACATTGTTTATTGCCGTATTTCATTGGTTAGGACATGGACGAGCGAAACGTGCGTATCCTGCAGGCCGTCGCGGAACTCGGAACGGGAAGTCCCGACGAGATCGCGGAGTACACGGACATTCCGAAGTCGACCGTCCACTACCGACTCTCGAAACTCAAAGAGGACGGCGTCGTGACCAACGACCTGCTGGACGTCGACCTCGAACAGTTAGGGCTCGATATCACGGTCGTCACCGAAGTGACCGCGGAGTACGACGAGCAGTATCACGAGGAGGTAGGCGAGAAACTCGCCGACATCGAAGGCGTCAATCAGGTGTATTTCACGATGGGGGACA
This window of the Haloterrigena gelatinilytica genome carries:
- a CDS encoding PAS domain-containing sensor histidine kinase, whose amino-acid sequence is MGSGPPSTPSAGNTDQQVFSSGFATGDLLGAADVAAFRVGADGTIAAVNDAFASLTGHDRSELVGTSFTELTADDEPTLESLVDDAADAGPLSEQFSLRTNAETTIVVTVHLDVRETDDGPHLAGVVNRRPTSTESVSDSDLTYGRTFQALANALPDGIIILDTNSDVQYANPAVERILGHDPDELVGSSKVNIIPPRLRQAHLDALQNYLETGERNLNWTYVELPGQHKSGHEVPLGVSLNDFTYDGDRYFVGLFRDISPRKEAERTLKAKVAQLESIAYLGRHALEEGDADDLLEKATELASAALEVDCCVAFEYDSIGTAPGTVGPGAPTTDVGIRMAGSDDDAFRVRATTDCDEPLLERECERSASTESLAGATLASDEPIVVEDVATDDRIDAPHLSDEGIHSGLGVTIGPITDPWGVLVAYDDRDGEFADHDVDFLESAATIIATALERQAYERQLSETVDELEASNERLEQFAYAASHDLQEPLRMVSSYLGLIESRYADELDEDGREFIEFAVDGAERMREMIDGLLEYSRIDTQGEPFEPVDLEAVFEDVLTDLQMMLEESDAEITAESLPTVRGDPTQLRQLLQNLLSNAIEYSGDEPPRVHLEAERCGRRWRVSVEDEGIGIDPEDADRIFQVFQRLHSREEYDGTGIGLALCRRIVERHGGEIWVDAESGEGATFSFTLPRAETDV
- a CDS encoding DEAD/DEAH box helicase, producing MSEGDVAAFTHLGSTVRGALSERGFSTPTAPQRLAIPPLSAGQHTLVIAPTGSGKTETAMLPVFDHLVAEGGPPEGFGALYITPLRALNRDMRERLEWWGEYLDLEVDVRHGDTTQYQRGKQAEDPPDVLVTTPETVQAMLTGERLREALQDVSHVVIDEVHELAASKRGAQLAIGLERLHDLAGDMQRIGLSATVGDPGEVGQFLTGGRPCEIREIDVGSNVDVAVRNPEITDEDERLAGELMTEPDTASHVRLIRDIVAENESSLIFVNTRQTAEALGSRFNELDLPIGVHHGSLSKEARIEVEDRFKAGELDGLLCTSSMELGIDVGRVDHVVQYKSPRQVTRLLQRIGRAGHRQDEVSSGTIVTTRPDDTFEALSIARRARDGEVEPAAIHEGSLDVVANQIPGIVQSRGDTRFREAYETITRAYPFRDVPEETVREVASELHRNRIVWFDEGEDRLETTGGTWQYVYSNLSMIPDEETYEVHDIASGQQIGTLDERFVVNFAQPGEVFIQRGEMWRIAEIDDEEARVKVSPIEDPAGEVPSWIGQEIPVPAAVAGEVGEIRAVAEPQLSAGADAAAVGRELSGRYPGDEYTLTEACEQLERQVDAEAPMPTADRLVLERRGRTVVLNAPFGHTANETLGRVLSSLLGQQAGSSVGLETDPYRIELEVPNSIATSDILAVLEETDPGHVEAIVELGLKNSDALAFRLAQVSAKFGALKRWQSDGSGRLSNERLLAALEDTPMYRESIREVFHEDLDVERASAVLEGIQSGEIELVTHRGRTPVGQGGRSSGGKELLAPENADASVINTVRERLQNDRIILLCTHCKEWKVKTKVRRVADQPECGNCGSTRIAALNPWADEVVDAVRAAEKDEEQEKMTERAYRSASLVQSHGKQAVIAMAARGVGPHNAAQIINKLREDEDEFYRDILSKEREYARTQSFWD
- a CDS encoding aspartate aminotransferase family protein → MSEQKTDSAGGRSSNESVVAAYDDYVTPIWKSLNVPVERASGCTLEDADGNEYLDVFSGISVTNVGHGNEAVVDAAKEQLDTFVHGCSYVHPNEPVADLAERIAEVTPGDLQKSFFCNSGTEAVEGAIKLARKYTGSKEVIALEMGFHGRTLGSLALTGNKAYKQGMAPTINDVAHTAPPYGYRCPRCEGEQCDADCADELERVIGSHTSGDLAAVVVEPVMGEAGIIVPPEGWLERVQEITHDHGALLVLDEVQTGYGRTGELFASEHFDVEPDILTQAKGIANGLPLGAFTAPAEIADAFESGDHLSTFGGNPVACAAALATIDELQGGIVDDARERGEWLGDELAALEEEYGVVGQTRGLGLMWGVELVEPGTTGPQNVAPAPDADLAAAVSEHLREESNVVMGVGGYYKNVMRFQPPLTITRDQLEVALDGLRSALEAAT
- a CDS encoding Lrp/AsnC family transcriptional regulator: MDERNVRILQAVAELGTGSPDEIAEYTDIPKSTVHYRLSKLKEDGVVTNDLLDVDLEQLGLDITVVTEVTAEYDEQYHEEVGEKLADIEGVNQVYFTMGDTDFIVISHLSDRKMVHRLISDYESIDEVVRTSSQFVVETVKNESYPLNDFEFDTLIEAVDDD